A region from the Variovorax paradoxus genome encodes:
- the tssM gene encoding type VI secretion system membrane subunit TssM, with protein sequence MIKKFFGFLFSPLLLTLLALVIVALLIWWIGPLVKIGAWVPLESELTRALLIGAIVLIVVLRALYRRWRARRASQHLTDGLMKAPTVKTDAPVNGEQKILDTRFSEAVATLKQMRLHAAGKKPGWRDWLSISGGSYLYDLPWYVFIGAPGAGKTTALVNSGLSFPLAEKFGPGAIRGVGGTRNCDWWFTDEAVLIDTAGRYTTQDSHQSEDKSAWEGFLGLLKKARPRRPLNGVFLTVSVADLLSHGPEQRTQLAASIRARLLELDAKLTTRLPVYVLVTKSDLLYGFTDYFDDLGKEQRAQVFGFTLAADENVQADEKGLSTAFHREFALLHNRVNDGLIARMQRETDGTRRAAIFGFPAQFGSIGSMLSDLLDQVFTGSRFAQPPWVRGVYFTSGTQEGSPIDRVMGSLSRSFGIERAMLAPQKSSGRSYFLTALLREVVFPEQRLAGANVKLERRRHTLRMAGVAAMTLVTLALLAGWGYSTLQNVNYLKSVEARVEPARQTLAALPSRVQNLVEVAPVLQGLRDIWKTPDNRQGDEPLSMTLGLYQGDKLDAAAMLTHQRALNDAFLPQIAKRIEDQLRTAQKDNLEYTYEALKSYLMLYQPEHFDAEALKAWITLDWARSLDRGIPEDQRQALEDQLDVLIAQGPPRSPLKMDENLVRSVRAVLASYPLEQRVFSRLKRQRATKDIPGFSIATAAGPSAPLVFERISGKPLTEGVPGMFTYDGYHKRFQNEVTVLTGLLAQEDPWVLGQDRSAADRMRDVAALGALTDRVRRLYLAEYVKVWEALLADVRLIRASGLEKNIEAARILSGVGSPLANFLRAVVKETTLIPADQPKDVVSKATATVASTRKGLEDLFGGDPNKAVAAGKRIESIVDDRFEPLRRLVTAAGPNQPAPIDDALKLFNEVYVYLNAVDTAVKGRTSPPPGDVAGKLKSDAGRLPEPVRTMVENLSQSGAAQAQVAERGNLSQDLRPVTDFCNRAIAGRYPFVGSSKRDVLPEDFGQMFGAGGLMDEFFQKRLAALVDTSTKPWRYKPVAERGAVTTQALAQFERAARIKDIFFRGGGRGPSMRLDFKPVEMDAGITQFILDVDGQLVKYAHGPVVPMAVQWPGPKGSNQVRIQVSPPSATGSSGSAVDGPWALFRALDDGQLEAGDAPEKFFIIFQIGARKTRFEVTTNSVQHPIRLKELREFSCPEGL encoded by the coding sequence ATGATCAAGAAATTCTTCGGCTTCCTGTTCAGCCCCCTGCTGCTGACCCTGCTGGCGCTGGTCATCGTCGCGCTCTTGATCTGGTGGATCGGCCCGCTGGTGAAGATCGGCGCGTGGGTGCCGCTCGAAAGCGAGCTCACGCGCGCGCTGCTGATCGGCGCCATCGTGCTCATCGTGGTGCTGCGCGCGCTCTACCGCCGCTGGCGCGCGCGCCGCGCGAGCCAGCACCTGACCGACGGCCTCATGAAGGCGCCAACCGTCAAGACCGACGCCCCGGTCAATGGCGAGCAGAAGATCCTCGACACGCGTTTCAGCGAAGCCGTGGCCACGCTCAAGCAGATGCGCCTGCATGCCGCGGGCAAGAAGCCCGGCTGGCGCGACTGGCTCTCCATTTCCGGCGGCAGCTACCTGTACGACCTGCCGTGGTACGTGTTCATCGGCGCGCCGGGCGCGGGCAAGACCACGGCGCTGGTCAACTCGGGCCTGTCGTTCCCGCTGGCCGAGAAGTTCGGCCCCGGCGCGATCCGCGGCGTGGGCGGCACGCGCAACTGCGACTGGTGGTTCACCGACGAGGCCGTGCTCATCGACACCGCCGGCCGCTACACCACGCAGGACAGTCACCAGTCGGAAGACAAGAGCGCATGGGAAGGCTTCCTGGGCCTGCTCAAGAAGGCGCGCCCGCGCCGGCCGCTCAACGGCGTGTTCCTCACGGTGAGCGTGGCCGACCTGCTGAGCCATGGGCCCGAGCAGCGCACGCAACTGGCCGCATCGATTCGCGCGCGGCTGCTCGAGCTCGATGCGAAGCTCACCACGCGGCTGCCGGTGTACGTGCTCGTCACCAAGAGCGATCTGCTCTATGGCTTCACCGACTACTTCGACGATCTCGGCAAGGAACAGCGCGCTCAGGTATTCGGCTTCACGCTCGCAGCCGACGAGAACGTGCAGGCCGACGAGAAGGGGCTGTCCACCGCCTTCCACCGCGAGTTCGCGCTGCTGCACAACCGCGTCAACGACGGGCTCATCGCGCGCATGCAGCGCGAGACCGACGGCACGCGGCGCGCGGCGATCTTCGGCTTTCCGGCGCAGTTCGGCTCCATCGGCTCGATGCTGTCCGACCTGCTCGACCAGGTCTTCACCGGCTCGCGCTTCGCGCAGCCGCCGTGGGTGCGCGGCGTGTACTTCACCAGCGGCACGCAGGAAGGCAGCCCGATCGACCGCGTGATGGGCAGCCTTTCGCGCAGCTTCGGCATCGAGCGCGCCATGCTCGCGCCGCAGAAGTCGAGCGGCCGCAGCTACTTTCTCACCGCGCTGCTGCGCGAGGTGGTGTTCCCCGAGCAGCGCCTGGCGGGCGCCAACGTGAAGCTGGAGCGCCGGCGTCACACGCTGCGCATGGCGGGGGTGGCGGCCATGACGCTGGTCACGCTCGCATTGCTTGCGGGCTGGGGCTACAGCACGCTGCAGAACGTCAATTATTTGAAGTCGGTCGAGGCGCGCGTCGAGCCCGCGCGCCAGACCCTTGCGGCGCTGCCGTCGCGGGTGCAGAACCTGGTCGAAGTGGCGCCCGTGCTGCAGGGCCTGCGCGACATCTGGAAGACGCCCGACAACCGCCAGGGCGACGAGCCGCTGTCGATGACGCTCGGCCTCTACCAAGGCGACAAGCTCGACGCCGCCGCCATGCTCACGCACCAGCGCGCGCTCAACGATGCCTTCCTGCCGCAGATCGCCAAGCGCATCGAAGACCAGCTGCGCACCGCGCAGAAGGACAACCTCGAGTACACCTACGAAGCGCTCAAGAGCTATTTGATGCTCTACCAGCCCGAGCACTTCGATGCCGAGGCGCTCAAGGCCTGGATCACGCTCGACTGGGCGCGCAGCCTGGACCGCGGCATTCCCGAGGACCAGCGCCAGGCGCTCGAAGACCAGCTCGACGTGCTCATTGCCCAAGGCCCGCCGCGCTCGCCGCTCAAGATGGACGAGAACCTGGTGCGCAGCGTGCGCGCCGTGCTCGCGAGCTATCCGCTGGAGCAGCGCGTGTTCAGCCGCTTGAAGCGCCAGCGCGCCACCAAGGACATTCCGGGCTTCAGCATCGCCACCGCGGCCGGCCCCTCGGCCCCGCTGGTGTTCGAGCGCATCAGCGGCAAGCCGCTGACCGAAGGCGTGCCCGGCATGTTCACCTACGACGGCTACCACAAGCGCTTCCAGAACGAGGTCACGGTGCTCACCGGCCTGCTCGCGCAGGAAGACCCCTGGGTGCTCGGGCAGGACCGCAGCGCCGCCGACCGCATGCGCGACGTGGCGGCGCTCGGCGCGCTGACCGACCGCGTGCGCCGGCTCTACCTGGCGGAATACGTCAAGGTCTGGGAGGCGCTGCTGGCCGACGTGCGGCTGATCCGCGCCAGCGGGCTCGAGAAGAACATCGAGGCCGCGCGCATTCTCTCGGGCGTGGGTTCGCCGCTTGCGAACTTCCTGCGCGCGGTGGTGAAGGAAACCACGCTCATTCCGGCCGACCAGCCCAAGGACGTGGTGAGCAAGGCCACCGCCACCGTCGCGAGCACCCGCAAGGGCCTGGAAGACCTGTTCGGCGGCGATCCGAACAAGGCCGTGGCCGCCGGCAAGCGCATCGAGAGCATCGTGGACGACCGCTTCGAGCCGCTGCGCCGCCTCGTCACCGCCGCCGGGCCCAACCAGCCCGCGCCCATCGACGATGCGCTCAAGCTCTTCAACGAGGTCTACGTGTACCTCAACGCCGTCGACACGGCCGTGAAGGGCCGCACCTCGCCGCCGCCGGGCGACGTGGCCGGCAAGCTCAAGTCCGACGCGGGCCGCCTGCCCGAGCCGGTGCGCACCATGGTCGAGAACCTGAGCCAGTCGGGCGCGGCGCAGGCCCAGGTGGCCGAGCGCGGCAACCTGAGCCAGGACCTGCGCCCCGTGACCGATTTCTGCAACCGCGCCATCGCGGGCCGCTATCCCTTCGTGGGCAGCAGCAAGCGCGACGTGCTGCCCGAGGACTTCGGCCAGATGTTCGGCGCCGGCGGCCTGATGGACGAGTTCTTCCAGAAGCGGCTGGCCGCGCTGGTCGACACCAGCACCAAGCCGTGGCGCTACAAGCCCGTGGCCGAACGCGGTGCCGTCACCACGCAGGCGCTGGCGCAGTTCGAGCGGGCCGCGCGCATCAAGGACATCTTCTTTCGCGGCGGCGGCCGCGGGCCGTCGATGCGGCTGGACTTCAAGCCGGTGGAAATGGATGCGGGCATCACGCAATTCATTCTCGACGTGGACGGACAGCTCGTGAAATACGCGCACGGCCCCGTGGTGCCCATGGCCGTGCAGTGGCCCGGCCCCAAGGGCAGCAACCAGGTGCGCATCCAGGTGAGCCCGCCGTCGGCCACCGGCAGTTCGGGCTCTGCGGTCGATGGGCCATGGGCGCTGTTCCGCGCGCTCGACGACGGCCAGCTCGAAGCCGGCGATGCGCCCGAGAAGTTCTTCATCATCTTCCAGATCGGCGCCCGCAAGACGCGCTTCGAAGTGACCACGAACAGCGTGCAGCATCCGATCCGCCTGAAGGAGCTGCGCGAGTTCTCCTGTCCGGAGGGGCTGTGA
- the tagF gene encoding type VI secretion system-associated protein TagF yields MSDVAAFSSSALPGWFGKLPGMGDFAHRRLPESFRSVWDPWLQRGLARLRDRHADWTAHYLEAPVWCFALGPQVAGEGAWIGVLMPSVDGVGRYFPFTLAVEIDAASGEMLLQGEALQQALRWWGQGTRAALEGLEGDLDALRFDAVLQRLFDANDLAPREGAVASLALPGAGESLWLGDPGAEGGTRMVVVGLPLDGQFEALFLGGGE; encoded by the coding sequence GTGAGCGACGTCGCTGCTTTTTCTTCTTCTGCATTACCCGGATGGTTCGGCAAGCTGCCGGGCATGGGCGACTTCGCGCACCGGCGCTTGCCCGAGTCGTTTCGTTCCGTGTGGGACCCGTGGCTGCAGCGCGGCTTGGCGCGGCTGCGCGATCGGCATGCGGACTGGACGGCGCACTACCTCGAAGCGCCGGTCTGGTGCTTTGCGCTCGGGCCGCAGGTTGCGGGGGAGGGCGCCTGGATCGGCGTGCTGATGCCGTCGGTCGATGGGGTGGGGCGGTACTTTCCGTTCACGCTGGCGGTGGAGATCGATGCTGCCTCGGGCGAGATGCTGCTGCAGGGTGAGGCGCTGCAGCAGGCGCTGCGGTGGTGGGGGCAGGGGACGCGGGCTGCGCTCGAAGGGCTTGAGGGGGATCTGGATGCGCTGCGGTTCGATGCGGTGCTGCAGAGACTCTTTGATGCGAATGACCTCGCACCGCGTGAGGGGGCTGTGGCGTCGCTCGCCTTGCCTGGGGCGGGGGAGTCTCTATGGCTTGGCGATCCGGGCGCTGAGGGGGGGACTCGGATGGTTGTTGTGGGGCTGCCTTTGGATGGGCAGTTCGAGGCTTTGTTTTTGGGGGGCGGGGAATGA
- the mltA gene encoding murein transglycosylase A, whose translation MNTTQSPIFISGLHWAAAAAAAAVLAAGCANTPPATGAGAAASDTTASAAAASSTTTPPPPRPAGSSTAGQARTFSTQLATYTSVSFDAVPGWARDDFSESWPAFLGSCKVLTGRGAEWKEVCARALRIDSKNNSAIRAFFEQEFSAYQIRDDDRKPDGVVTGYFEPEIPGSRQYAAPFIYPVYGQPEDMLFADARKLPAGSGAVAARVEGRNVVVQTGLSTRDMGAPGLYALDLSAITRDTLDRKVRLRIEGKQLLPYYTREEIETKGAPNAKVLAFVSSATALYEMQIQGSGRIKLANGDIIRVAYAEQNGQPFRPTLAQAANGKPRTPVKVRGSSIELQLDDGDEDDDAGSPATGTIRTRGFTLAQPTATGAVLVPGRRTAGPVIGSGIKDPSYVFFKESTSPSGGPVGAFGVPLSAGRSIAVDPRSTPLGYPVFVSTRAPGTGAPMQRLTIAQDTGGAIRGAVRADYFFGNGQQAANNARRMKERGQLWILLPRGLAVATAAVSSAIRTRGGPAGAGLPQCLVPTEGVCVDD comes from the coding sequence ATGAACACCACACAGTCGCCGATTTTCATTTCCGGCCTGCACTGGGCAGCAGCAGCAGCAGCGGCCGCCGTGCTTGCAGCGGGCTGCGCCAACACGCCGCCGGCCACCGGCGCCGGCGCCGCCGCTTCGGACACGACGGCCAGCGCGGCGGCCGCCAGCTCGACGACGACGCCGCCGCCGCCACGCCCGGCCGGCTCGAGCACGGCCGGCCAGGCGCGCACCTTCTCGACCCAGCTGGCCACCTACACCTCGGTCAGCTTCGATGCCGTGCCCGGATGGGCGCGCGACGATTTCTCCGAGAGCTGGCCGGCCTTCCTCGGCAGCTGCAAGGTGCTCACCGGCCGCGGCGCCGAGTGGAAGGAGGTGTGCGCGCGGGCCCTCAGGATCGACAGCAAGAACAACAGCGCGATCCGCGCCTTCTTCGAGCAGGAGTTCTCGGCCTACCAGATCCGCGACGACGACCGCAAGCCCGACGGCGTGGTCACCGGCTACTTCGAACCCGAGATCCCGGGCAGCCGGCAGTACGCGGCGCCGTTCATCTATCCGGTCTACGGCCAGCCCGAGGACATGCTGTTTGCCGATGCGCGCAAGCTGCCGGCCGGCAGCGGCGCGGTGGCGGCGCGGGTGGAGGGCCGCAACGTGGTGGTGCAGACCGGTCTCAGCACGCGCGACATGGGCGCGCCGGGGCTCTATGCGCTGGACCTCTCGGCCATCACGCGCGACACGCTCGACCGCAAGGTGCGCCTGCGCATCGAAGGCAAGCAGCTCTTGCCCTACTACACGCGCGAAGAAATCGAAACCAAGGGCGCGCCCAATGCCAAGGTGCTGGCTTTCGTGAGCAGTGCCACGGCGCTCTACGAAATGCAGATCCAGGGTTCGGGCCGCATCAAGCTGGCCAACGGCGACATCATCCGCGTGGCCTATGCCGAGCAGAACGGCCAGCCCTTCCGCCCCACGCTGGCGCAAGCGGCCAACGGCAAGCCGCGCACCCCGGTCAAGGTCCGCGGCTCGTCCATCGAACTGCAGTTGGACGACGGCGACGAGGACGACGACGCCGGCAGCCCCGCGACCGGCACCATCCGCACGCGCGGCTTCACGCTCGCGCAGCCCACGGCCACCGGCGCGGTGCTGGTGCCGGGGCGGCGCACGGCCGGACCGGTGATCGGCTCGGGCATCAAGGACCCGAGCTACGTGTTCTTCAAGGAGTCGACTTCGCCCTCGGGCGGGCCGGTGGGCGCGTTCGGCGTGCCGCTGTCGGCGGGCCGCTCGATCGCGGTGGACCCGCGCAGCACGCCGCTCGGCTACCCGGTGTTCGTGTCGACCCGCGCGCCCGGCACCGGCGCGCCGATGCAGCGGCTGACCATTGCGCAGGACACCGGCGGCGCGATCCGCGGCGCGGTGCGGGCCGACTATTTCTTCGGCAACGGCCAGCAGGCCGCGAACAATGCGCGCCGCATGAAGGAGCGCGGCCAGCTCTGGATATTGCTGCCGCGCGGCCTGGCCGTGGCCACCGCAGCGGTGTCGTCGGCCATCCGCACCCGCGGCGGCCCGGCGGGCGCCGGCCTGCCGCAGTGCCTGGTACCGACCGAAGGCGTGTGCGTGGACGACTAG
- a CDS encoding serine/threonine-protein kinase, whose product MTEAQKPKNPPDDDRTQVMSRPAQQPINDEADTSATVITSGSTSLSNAPVAAAAETNEAGLLPVGSHLAEFEITRVVGQGGFGVVYEAWDHTLERVVAIKEYLPTSLSTRQQDGTVVPLSERHRETFDLGMRSFINEARLLAQFDHPSLLKVYRFWQERGTTYMVMPFYRGDTLRQALVSIPAGVDEAWLIRIMDGVTQALAVMHGANCYHRDIAPDNIILLEGSGRPVVLDFGAARRVITDKTQAITVILKPGYAPIEQYAEMPDMSQGAWTDVYALAAVMHVAVCGRAPPPSVARLLSDSYVPLGGNEILRQRYSLRLLQAIDAGLGVRPESRPQSMAEFRAALDLEVGHSIAPPPRTTPAGSGARSTGNADLPTTIGRGKAPAPAPAPGVGAGGKNNNNNGKAVAAIASVAVLAAVAGGGWWWYQGRSAGAEGDNSGKQVAVAPPPPPEPRVVQAPPPPPPPPPAPRTPLESLQSLAAGAAPGFDVTAVPKKAEVSIGKDKLAFEVRSKREGFVYVFLLSSGGEMFLLFPNLLDKYNKITAGSPLSLPRASWPMDAGGPAGTNQFAVLVSQHERDFSASGVQNDGVFPQFPLPVLAALEASRGAAGPSPLLGKPVCAPNTPCNDVYGVANFKIVEK is encoded by the coding sequence ATGACCGAAGCTCAAAAACCCAAAAACCCACCAGACGACGACCGCACGCAAGTCATGTCGAGACCTGCGCAGCAGCCGATCAACGACGAAGCCGACACCTCCGCCACCGTTATCACATCCGGCTCGACAAGCCTGTCCAACGCGCCTGTAGCCGCCGCTGCAGAAACCAACGAGGCCGGCCTCCTCCCCGTAGGCAGCCACCTAGCAGAATTCGAAATCACCCGGGTCGTAGGCCAGGGCGGCTTCGGCGTCGTCTACGAAGCCTGGGACCACACGCTCGAACGCGTGGTCGCCATCAAGGAATACCTGCCGACCTCGCTGTCCACAAGGCAGCAGGACGGAACAGTGGTCCCCCTGTCGGAGCGCCACCGCGAAACCTTCGACCTCGGCATGCGCAGCTTCATCAACGAAGCCCGCCTGCTCGCGCAGTTCGACCATCCCTCGCTGCTGAAGGTCTACCGCTTCTGGCAGGAGCGCGGCACCACCTACATGGTGATGCCGTTCTACCGCGGCGACACGCTGCGCCAGGCGCTGGTCTCCATTCCCGCGGGGGTGGACGAGGCCTGGCTGATCCGCATCATGGACGGCGTGACGCAGGCGCTGGCGGTGATGCACGGCGCCAACTGCTACCACCGCGACATCGCGCCCGACAACATCATCCTGCTCGAAGGCTCAGGCCGGCCGGTGGTGCTCGACTTCGGCGCCGCGCGCCGCGTGATCACCGACAAGACGCAGGCGATCACCGTCATCCTCAAGCCGGGCTACGCGCCCATCGAGCAGTACGCCGAGATGCCCGACATGTCGCAGGGCGCCTGGACCGACGTCTATGCGCTCGCGGCGGTGATGCACGTGGCCGTGTGCGGACGCGCGCCGCCGCCTTCGGTGGCGCGGCTCTTGTCCGACAGCTACGTGCCGCTCGGGGGCAACGAGATCCTGCGCCAGCGCTACAGCCTGCGTTTGCTGCAGGCGATCGACGCGGGCCTGGGCGTGCGGCCCGAGTCGCGGCCGCAGTCGATGGCCGAGTTCCGCGCCGCGCTCGACCTGGAGGTGGGCCACAGCATCGCGCCGCCGCCGCGCACCACGCCCGCAGGCTCGGGCGCGCGCAGCACTGGCAATGCCGACCTGCCGACGACGATCGGCCGCGGCAAGGCGCCCGCGCCGGCACCCGCTCCAGGCGTGGGTGCGGGCGGAAAGAACAACAACAACAACGGCAAGGCCGTGGCCGCGATCGCCTCGGTGGCCGTGCTCGCCGCCGTGGCCGGTGGCGGCTGGTGGTGGTACCAGGGCCGCAGCGCGGGCGCGGAAGGGGACAACAGTGGCAAGCAGGTCGCCGTCGCACCGCCGCCGCCGCCCGAGCCGCGCGTGGTCCAGGCACCGCCGCCACCTCCACCACCACCTCCGGCACCCCGCACGCCGCTCGAATCGCTGCAGTCGCTCGCGGCGGGTGCGGCGCCGGGGTTCGACGTGACGGCCGTGCCGAAGAAGGCCGAAGTGTCGATCGGCAAGGACAAGCTCGCCTTCGAGGTCCGCAGCAAGCGCGAGGGTTTCGTCTACGTGTTCCTGCTGTCCAGCGGCGGCGAGATGTTCCTGCTGTTCCCGAACCTGCTCGACAAGTACAACAAGATCACCGCCGGCAGCCCGCTCTCGCTGCCGCGCGCCTCGTGGCCGATGGATGCGGGCGGGCCGGCCGGCACCAACCAGTTCGCGGTGCTCGTGAGCCAGCACGAGCGCGACTTCAGCGCCTCTGGCGTGCAGAACGACGGCGTGTTTCCGCAATTTCCGCTGCCCGTGCTGGCGGCGCTCGAAGCCAGCCGCGGCGCAGCAGGTCCGTCTCCCTTGCTGGGCAAGCCGGTCTGTGCGCCCAACACCCCGTGCAACGACGTCTACGGCGTCGCGAATTTCAAAATCGTCGAGAAGTAA